A single window of Bacteroidota bacterium DNA harbors:
- a CDS encoding DUF4907 domain-containing protein yields the protein MRKITEIIPVNKVIALFTLVFLFLIVFMFSGNKQKEKQKIPNQIIYKIETFQTETGWGYKIYNSEKMLINQENIPTITEFISFKSEDEAISTANLAIEKLKKGFFPPAITLEELDSLKVSY from the coding sequence ATGAGAAAAATCACAGAAATTATACCCGTAAATAAGGTGATAGCTTTATTTACACTTGTTTTTCTTTTCTTAATTGTATTTATGTTCTCTGGCAATAAGCAGAAAGAAAAGCAAAAAATACCAAATCAAATAATTTACAAAATAGAAACCTTTCAAACAGAAACAGGGTGGGGGTATAAAATTTACAATTCTGAAAAAATGCTTATTAATCAGGAAAATATTCCAACCATAACAGAATTTATATCTTTTAAATCAGAAGATGAGGCAATTTCAACGGCTAATTTAGCCATAGAGAAATTAAAAAAAGGCTTTTTCCCACCTGCAATAACACTTGAAGAACTAGATAGTTTAAAAGTATCTTATTGA